Genomic window (Caldinitratiruptor microaerophilus):
CGACGCGCGCCTTGAACGTGCCGGTGTGGCGGAACCGCAGGTAGGGCTCGTCCAGCGGCTGGCCGTTGACGTACACGACGTCGCCCCGGGCCTCGATGCGGTCGCCGGCCACCGCGATCACGCGCTTGATGAAGTCACGCCGGCCGGGACCGTACGGATAGCGAAAGACGACGATGTCCCCGCGTTCGGGGGGGTGGAAGCGGTAGATGAACTTGTTCACCAGGAGGCGTTCGCCGTCGCGGAGGGTGGGCTCCATCGAGTGGCCGTCGACCACGAACACCTCCACCACGTAGTGCCGGATGGCCAGGGCGATGAGGAGGGCGATGACCACCGTCTCCACGACCTCGCGCAGGGCGCTCTTCCCCTTTGTCCCGCGCGGCGGGGAGCGGTGGGTCCCGGCGTCCACCGGTGCGCTCTCTTCCGTTACCGGGTATCCTTCCGGGGGCTGCGGCACGCGGCGATCCACTCCCTTCGCCGGTGCGGCGCCACCCCGGGGCACCGCCCGGCCGCAGAAGGGCGCCGGGCCATGTGCCCGGCGCCGTCACCGATCCCGCTTTTCCTTGATCCGGGCCGCCTTGCCGGTCAGCCGGCGCAGGTAGTACAGCTTGGCCCGGCGGACGTCACCCCGCCGCACGACCTCGATCTTCTCGATCTGCGGCGAGTGCACCGGGAACGTCCGCTCGACGCCCACGCCGTACGACACGCGCCGCACGGTGAACGTCTCGCGCACCCCGCCCCGCTGGCGCTTGATGCACACGCCCTCGAAAGCCTGGACGCGCTCCCGGTTGCCCTCCACCACCTTGACGTGCACCCGCAGGGTGTCGCCGGGGCGGAAGTCCGGGATGTCCTTGCGCATCTGCTCCTGCTCGAGCAGGTCGATCACGTTGGCCACTTCGATCCCCCTTTCGCCACGGCGTTCACACCCGGCACCGGGCCGGGTGGTGGATCGCCCCCAGGATCAACGAGACGATTATAGCAGACTCGACCGCGGACCTGCCAGGCCCAGCTCGCGGCGCAGCTCTGCCAGCATGCGGCGGTCGTCGTCGTCCAGCCGCGCCCGCTCCAGGAGGTCGGGCCGCTGCAGGAGGGTGCGGCGGAGCGCCTCCCGGCGCCGCCACCGCGCCACGGCGGCATGGTCCCCGCTCCGAAGCACCGCCGGGACCTCCATCCCCCGGAAGGAGGCGGGCCGCGTGTACTGGGGCCCCTCGAGGAGGCCGGTCGCGTACGAGTCGTCGGCGGCGGAGCGCTCATCCCCCAGGACGCCGGGAACCAGGCGGCACACGGCGTCGATCATCACCAGGGCCGGCAGCTCGCCACCGGTCAGGACGAAGTCGCCCAGGGAGACCTCGTCGGTGACGATCCGCCGCACCCGTTCGTCGAAGCCCTCGTACCGGCCGGCAACGAAGATCAGGTGCGGCTCGCCGGCGAGCTCCCGGGCCATCTCCTGGGAGAACCGGCGCCCCCCCGGGTCCATGAGCAGGATCCGGGGCCGGCGCCCCGCCGGCGGGGCCGTGAGGCCGCCGGCCGGCACCGCCTCGGGAAAGGGGCCCTGACGGATCGCGTGCTCGACCGCCGCGTAGACCGGCCCGGGCTTCAGCACCAGACCCTGGCCGCCCCCGTAGGGGTAGTCGTCCGTGACCTGGTGGGGCCCCTCGCCGAACGCGCGCAGGTTCACCACGCGCACGTCGATCAGGCCCTTCTCCCGTGCCCGGCCGAGGATGGATTCCTCCAGCGGCCCGTAGCACAGGTCGGGGTGCAGGGTGACGAGGTGAATGAGCATCGGCGTCACGGCTCCAGGAGGCCCGGGATCGGCCGGATGACGACCCGCCCGGCGGCCGGATCCACCCGCTCGACGAACTGGCGCACGAACGGCACCCGGGCCCGGTGTCCGGCCTCGAGCCGGATCACCAGCACGTCGGCGGCCGGGGCGGGTTCGACCGCCTCCACCCGGCCCAGGCGTGTCCCCTCCGGGTCCTCGGCGACCATCCCCACCAGCTGGAACACGTAGAACGTGTCCTCCGGCAGGGGGTGAAGCGCGGCGGCGTCCACTCGCAGCTCTCGCCCCCGGAGGGTCTCCGCCGCCGAGCGGTCGTGCACGCCCTCCAGCTCGAGGACCGGCATCCCGGCCCGGACGAAGCCCACGAAGCGGCAGCGTCGCGGCCGGGGCTCGTCCCCCACGTAGACTTCCCGGAGCGCGGGCCAGCGCTCGGGGAAATCTGTCAGGGGATACACCCGGACCGCCCCGCGCAGGCCCTGCGGGGCCACGATCTGCCCGATGGTCACCCGGGACCCGGTCATGTGCGGCGGATCGCGACCACGCGGCCGTCCTCCACCAACACCTCCGTGGCGAAGAGGCCGTCCCAGTCGTCCCCGACCCCGACCTCCGCCACCGCCTGCACGGTGCCGGTGACCACCTCGCTCCCCAGGGGCAGGCCGGCCACCTCCGTCACCCGCCGCATCAGCTCCTGCTTCTCGGCCTGGCGCTTCTCCTTCTCGAGCTCGACCGCCTGCCGGAGCGCGAGCTGCTGCTGGGCGGTGAGGGTCGGGCTCAGGGCGGCGCGCTTGACCTGGCTGTCCAGCTCGTCGATCTCGGCCTCCACCTGGCGGATGGCCGCCTGCAGCTCCGCCACGAGCCGGCTCTTGAGCTTCTCCGTGACCCGGGCCTTCACCGTCAGCGGACGCACGATCTGGATCTTGTTCACTGCGCGAACTCCACGTGAACCCGCCGGCCATCCCGGACGGCTGCCGACTTCACCACGGTGCGGATCGCCCGGGCCACCCGGCCCTGCCGGCCTATGACCTTGCCCAGGTCGTCCGGGGCGACGTGCACCGTCAGGGTGACGCTGCGGGCCGTCTCCTCCTGCTCGACCACCACCTGGTCGGGGTGATCCACCAGTGATCTTACGAGAATCTCCACCAGTTGTTTCACCGCAGAGTACCCCCGTCACGCCGCCCCGGCAGCGGGGCCCGGGCCGGCCCGGGCCGCCCCGCTACCCGTTCGCCGGCTGCGCGGTGCCCCCGCGCAGGGCCTGGAAGACGCCGGCCCGCTTCAGCAGGGCCCGGGCGGTGTCCGTCGGCTGCGCTCCCCGGCGGAGCCAGAGGACGGCCTTTTCCTGATCGATCTGGACCACCGGCGGCTGGCGGGTCGGATTGTAGTAGCCGATCTCCTCGACGAAGCGCCCGTCGCGCGGGGAGCTCTCCTCCGCGACCACCAGGCGGTAGAACGGCTGCTTCTTCGCACCCATGCGGCGCAGGCGGATCTTCAGCGCCACCCGATGTCACCCCCTTTCGTGGCCGGCGCGGCCGCCGCCTTCCGGCTAGCGGCGCCCCGGCGGAAAGCCCGGGGGGAGCCCGGGCCCAAGGCCCGGCAGGCGCGGCCCCTTGCCGCCACGCCGTGCCAGGGTCCTTTCCATGCTGCTCATCTGCTTCATGAGGCGCCGGGTATCCTCGAACTGGCGCAGGAGCCGGTTGACGTCGGCCACCCGGGTACCCGACCCGGCGGCGATGCGCCGGCGCCGGCTGCCGTCGATGATCTCCGGGTGGCGCCGCTCCTGCACGGTCATCGAGTTGATGATGGCCTCCACCCGGGCCAGCTCCTTCTCGTCGACCTTCAGGTCCTGGAGCTCGCGCAGCCGGCCCAGACCCGGGATCATCGACAGGATCTGCTCCAGCGGGCCCAGCCGCCGCATCTGCCGGAGCTGGTCCCGGAAGTCCTCCAGGGTGTACTGGTCCTTCGCCAGCTTCTTCGCCAGGGCCATGGCCTTCTCGGCGTCCACCGCCTCCTGGGCCTTCTCGATGAGGGTGAGGACATCCCCCATGCCCAGGATGCGGGAGGCCATGCGCTCCGGGTGGAAGGGCTCCAGGGCGTCCAGCTTCTCCCCCGTGCCGGCGAACTTGATGGGCCGGCCGGTCACGGCCCGGACGCTGAGCGCCGCCCCGCCCCGCTGGTCGCCGTCGAGCTTGGTGAGGATGATCCCGTCGATGCCCAGCCGGCGGTGGAACTCCTCCGCCACGTTGACGGCGTCCTGGCCGGCCATCGCGTCGACCACCAGGAGGACCTCGTGCGGGGAGACGGCGGCCTTGATGCGCTCGAGTTCGCCCATGAGCTCGTCGTCGACGTGCAGCCGCCCGGCGGTGTCCACGATCACCGTGTCGAGGCCGGTGCTGCGGGCGTGCTCCACCCCGGCCCGGGCGATGGCCACGGGGTCCTGCTGCCCCATCTGGAAGACCGGTACGCCGGCCTTCTCCCCCAGCACCTGCAGCTGGCGGACGGCGGCGGGCCGGTACACGTCGGCCGCCACCAGGAGCGGCCTGCGGCCCTGCTTCCTGAGGTGGACGGCGAGCTTTCCGGCGTGGGTGGTCTTGCCCGACCCCTGAAGCCCCACCAGGAGGATCACGGTGGGCGGCTTCGGGGCCACCGACAGCTTGGCGTGCTCGCCGCCCATGAGGGCGGTGAGCTCCTCGTAGACGATCTTGATGACCTGCTGCGCGGGCGTGAGGCTCTCGAGCACCTCGGCGCCGACCGCCCGCTCCCGGACCCGGGCGATGAAGTCCTTCACCACCCGGAAGTTCACGTCGGCAGCCAGGAGGGCAGTCCGGACCTCCCGGAGGGCGTCGTTCACGTCGGCCTCCGTCAGCTTGCCCTTGCCCCTCAGCCGGCGGAAGACCTCCTGCAGCCGGCCGGACAGGCTCTCGAAGACCGCCACGGTCATCCCCCCTCGGCCCGGTCGGCCCGCATCAGCTCCTGCAGGCTTCGCCACGCCCCCTCCACGGAGGCGGCGGCCGGGTCCTCCGGCGCCACCTGCCTGCGGAGCCGGGACAGGTGCCCCGCCAGCGCCTCCAGGGCGGCCTGACGGCGAAGGAACTCCGCCACGAGGCCGAGGCGCTCCTCGTAGCGCTCCAGCGCCTCCAGCGCGCGGCGCAGCTGCTCGTGGACGGCCTGCCTGGAGACACGCTGCGTGCCGGCGATCTCCCCCAGGCTGAGGTCCTCCAGGTAGTACGCCCGGACGAGCTCCTGCTGGCGGTCCGTGAGGAGCGGGCCGTAGAAGTCGTACAGGAGAGCGGCCCGCTCGCGGGCCTGTACCAGCGACTCCCCGTGGGAGTCCGCGGGGTGGCCTCCCGATTCTACCCCGCCGGGGGACGGGGTGTCAACCCGATGTTCTTGACGCGTCTCGGCCGGCGCCCAACGTGCGGCGTCGCGGGCCTCGTACTTGGCCAGGACGCCCCGGAAGGCGTCCTCCAGCGAAATCCCGAGCTGGTTGGCCAGGGCGCCGACCACGAACAGGATGTCGCCCAGCTCCTCAGCCACGTCCCCGGGGGGCTCGCTCGCCTTCTTCGCCTTGGGCCCGAAGCGGTCGCCCAGCTCCCGGGCCAGCTCGCCGACCTCCTCGGTGAGCCGCGCCAGGTTGGCGAGGGGCGGCCAGTACCCGTCCCGGAACCGGCTGATCCAGGCGTGGATGGCGTCCTGGACCTCGTCGAGCCTCATGGTGCCGTCTCCCGGGTCTCGAAGAGGGCGTCCACGAAGGCATCCGGGTCGAAGGGCTGGAGGTCCTCCATCCCCTCTCCCACCCCGACCCACTTCACCGGCAGGCCCACCTCCCGGCGGATGGCCACCACGACCCCGCCCCGGGCGGTGCCGTCGAGCTTGGTCAGCGCCACGCCGGTGACGCCCGCCACCTCCGTGAAGAGGCGCGCCTGCTGCAGCGCGTTCTGCCCGGTCGTGGCGTCCAGCACCAGGAGCACCTCGTGCGGGGCGCCCGGCAACTGCTGGCCGACCACCCGGCGGATCTTGCGCAGCTCCTCCATGAGGTTCGCCTTGTTCTGCAGGCGGCCCGCGGTGTCGATGAGGACCACGTCCGCCTGCCGGCTCTTCGCCGCCTGCACGGTGTCGTAGGCAACCGCGGCCGGGTCAGAGCCCTCCGACTGGCGGATCACGTCGGCCCCGGCCCGCTGCCCCCAGACCACCAGCTGGTCGATGGCCGCGGCCCGGAAGGTGTCGGCCGCCCCCAGGAGGACCTTCTTGCCCTGCCGCCGGTAGTACCCGGCGAGCTTGCCGATCGTGGTGGTCTTCCCCGCGCCGTTCACCCCGACGACCAGGATGACGGTGGGTCCGTCCGGGTTCTCCGCCATGGGCACCGGCTCGCCGAGGAGCTCCCGCACCCGCTCCTTGAGCGCGCCGATGAGGCGCGACGGGTCCTCCAGCCGGCGCTCGCGCGCCACCCGCCTGAGGTGCTCGATCAGGGCCTCGGTGGTCTCCACCCCCACGTCGGCCTGGAGCAGCACCGCCTCCAGTTCCTCGAAGAGCGTCTCGTCGATGCGGCGAAGCCGTGCGGTGACCGCCTGGAGCCGCTCCACCAGGGCTCCGCGGGTCTTCGCCAGGCCCGCCCGCAGGCGGTCGATGAAGCCCACGATCCGTTCCCTCCTAGCCCGCCAGCCGGCGGTCGGCGTCCTGCAGGCGCACCGAGACGACCCGCGAGACGCCGTTTCCCTCCATGGTGACCCCGTAGAGGGCGTCCGCTACGGCCATGGTGCCCCGCTGGTGGGTGATGCAGATCACCTGGGTGGTCTTGCTCAGCTCGGACAGGTAGCGGCCGAACCGGGCCACGTTGGCCTCGTCGAGGGCCGCGTCCACCTCGTCGAGCACGACGAACGGGCTCGGCCGTACCCGCAGGAGCGCGAAGAGGAGCGCCGCGGCCGTGAGGGCTCGCTCGCCACCCGACAGCGCCGCCAGGGGAGTCTCCTTCTTGCCGGGCGGCTGGACGACGATCTCCACCCCGGTCTCCAGCAGGTTCGACTCGTCCAGCAGCACCAGGTCGGCCTGCCCGCCCTCGAACAGGCCCCGGTACACGTCCCGGAACTCCCGCCGGATGCGCTCGAAGGCGGACCGGAACTGGGACTCGATCCGCCGGTCCAGCTCGTCGATGGCCCGGTACAGGGACTCCCGGGCCTCCTCCAGGTCGCGCGCCTGCGCGGTCAGGAACGCGTGCCGCTCCGTGGCCTGGCGGTGTTCCTCCACCGCGGCGAGGTTCACGGGTCCCAGGGCGAGGATCGCCTCCCGCAGTTCGGCGAGGCGCTGCCGGGCCTCCTGCGCCTCCTCGGGGGCCAGCGCCTCCGCCGTCAGGCGGGCCGGGTCCGCGCCGAACTGCTCGCGGGCCCGGGCCCGGAGCCCCTCGAGCTCGCCCTCCAGCCGCGCCGCCTCCGCCCGGGCCCCGGCCACCAGCGACTGCAGCTCCTGCGTCGTGCGACGCAGCTGGCGGGCCTGACGCTCCAGCCCCGCGATCTGCCCCTGCACCTCCAGGAGCCGCCGGTCCAGCGCCGCCTTCCGCCCGGCGGCCTCCTCCCGTTCGGCCGCCCGCGCCTGCTCCTCCTCCCGCGCGATGGCCAGATCCGCCCGTGCCTGCTCTTCCCGCCGGCGGGCGGCGGCCAGCCGCTCTTGCCGGTCCTCGAGCTCCTGCCGGAGGCGGCCGCGCTCGCGGGCCACCCGGTCCTCCTGCGCCGCCAGGGCCCGCTCCTCCTGCGCCAGCTCCGCCAGGCGCACCCGGAGCGCGGTCACGTCCCGACCGGCTGCCTCCGCCTCCCGGCCCAGGGCCTCGGCCCGGGCGAGGGCCGCCTCGAGCGCGGCCGCCGCGGCGGCCTGCTCGGCCTCCAGGGCCTCTGCCTCCCGCAGGAGCCGCTCACGGACCTCCTCCCCGCCCGACCGCTCGGCCTGCAGGGCGGCGGCCTCCCGCGCGAGCGCGTCCCGCTCGCGCCCGAGGCGATCGGCCTCGGCGGCCCAGCGCGCCGCCTCCGCCTGCAGGGCGGCAGCCTCCACTTCGACCCGGCGCAGCGCCTCTCCGGCCTCGGCCCCCTCGCGCGCCGCCTCCCCGGCCCTGCGCCGGGCCTCCTCCAGGGCGGCGCTCGCCTGCCGGATCGCCTGCTCGAGCGCCTGCCGCTCGGCCGCCAGCTCCGCTCGCTCGCGCTCCCGGGCGAGCAGCCCGCCGCCGCGGCCCGTCTCCGCGCCGCCCGTGATGGCGCCGCCGGGGCTCACGAGCTCGCCGTCCAGAGTCACGATCCGCAGCCGGAGGTCCGTCCGCCGGCCCATGGCGATGGCGGCCTCCAGGTCCCGGGCCACCGCCACGCGCCCCAGCAGGTGGCGGATCGCCGGCGCCACCCGCTCGTCGAAGCGGCACAGGTCAGCGGCCACCCCGACGAAGCCGGGTACGGCCGCCAGCTGCGCCCGCTCGGCGGCGGACAGCCCGGACGGCCGCACGAGGTCGAGGGGCAGGAAGGTCGCCCGCCCGCCGCCGCTGCGCTTCAGCTCCTCGATGCAGGCCCGGGCGACCCGCTCGCTCTCCACCACGACGTCGTTCACCGCTCCGCCCAGGGCCACCTCGAGGGCCCGCTCGTAGGCGGCGTCGGCGCGCACCAGCTCGGCCACGGCCCCGACCACGCCCCGCGCCCACGGCTTTCCCTCCTCCCGGCCGCGCAGCACGGTCCGGGTGCCGCGGCCGAAGCCCTCGAACCCGGCGCGCAGCTCCTCGAGGAGGGCCAGGCGAGACGCCACCGCTCCCTGGCGGGCACGCAGGCGCTCCAGTTTCGCGGCGTGCGCCTTCGCCTCGGCCTCGGCCTGCCGGGACGCCGCCCCGGCGGCCTCCAGGCAGCGCGACAGCTCCGCCCGCCGTCCGGCCAGGTGCTCGAGACGGGCGGCGACCTCCCGTGTGCGCTCCCGGGCAGCGCGCTCCTCCTTTTCGAGCGCGCGCTGCCGCTCCCCGAGCTGCGCCAGGCGCCGGTCCGCCTCGGCGCCCGCCCGCTCCTCGGCCTGCGCCCGGTTCCGCCGCTCGGCCGCCGCCTCCGCGGCGGCGAAGGCCCGCGCCCGCTCGGACTCCGCCTGGTCCCGGGCTTCCTCCTGGGCCTGGCGGAGGTCGCCCAGGCGCGCCTCGGCGCCGGCGAGCCGGGCCTCGGCCTCCGCCCGCTCGGCGGCGACCTGGGCCGCCCGGGCCGCCGTGGCCCCCGCCTCCTCCTCGACCTCGCGCAGGCGGGTAGCCGATGTGGCGATCTCCGACTCGAGGCGGACAGCCTCCTCCGCGGCCCGGCGCGCCTCCTGCTCCGCAAGCCGGGCCCGCCCGCGGGCCTGCTCGAGCCGCGCGGCCAGGTCGGCGAGAGTGGCCTGGAGCGCCGCCCCCTCCTCCTGCAGGGCCGCCGCCAGCGCCCGGGCCGTGCCCAGCGCGGCTTCCGCCTTCTCCAGCTCGCGCTCCGCTTCGCCCATGCGGCCGGCCGCCGACGCCTCACGGGCACGCTGCCCTTCCAGGGCGCGCTCGGTCCGGACCAGCGCGAGGGCCAGGAGCCCTCGCTCGAGGCGGTCGACCTCGGCGGTCAGCCCCTGGTGGCGGCGCGCGGTCTCCGCCTGGACCGCGAGGTCGGCCAGGCGGGCCGAGACCTCCTGGATCAGGTCACCGAGCCGCAGCAGGTTCTGCTCGGTCTCGGCCAGCCGGCGGGCCGCCTCCCGGCGGCGCACCCGGTAGCGGGCGATCCCTGCGGCTTCCTCGAAGACCCCCCGGCGGTCCTCCGGGCGCGCGGAGAGGACCTGGTCGATCCGCCCCTGCCCGATGACCGAATAGCTGTCCCGCCCGAGCCCGGTGTCCAGGAACAGGTCATGTACGTCCTTCAAGCGGCAGGGCGACCCGTTGAGGAGGTACTCGACCTCTCCGCCCCGATCGACGCGCCGGGTGACCACCACCTCCGTGAACGCCACCGGCAGGCCGCCGTCGGAGTTGTCCAGGGTGAGGCTCACCTCGGCAAAGCCGAGGGGCCGCCTCTTCTCGGCCCCTGCGAAGATGACGTCTTCCACCCGGGACCCCCGCAGCTCCCGGATGCTGGGCTCGCCGAGCACCCAGCGCAGCGCGTCGGCGATGTTCGACTTGCCGCTGCCGTTGGGCCCCACCACCGCCGTGATTCCGGGCCCGAACTCGAGGACGGTCTTCTCCGCGAAGCTCTTGAAGCCGATGAGTTCCAGCCGTTTCAGGTACATGGGTACGCTTTTCGGCGACCGGCCGCCCCGCACCTTCCCGCCGGGGAGCCCGCCAGCAAACAAGAAACCAGCCGGGGTGTCCGGCTGGCGGAGATCCGGCATCCGGTCAGCGGGGTTCGACGATGAACCGGATGGCCGTGCGTTCCTCCCCCTCGATGTCGATCTCGGCGAACGCCGGGACCGCCACCAGGTCCATGCCGTTCGGCGCAACGTACCCGCGAGCGATGGCAATCGCCTTGACAGCCTGGTTCACCGCGCCGGCGCCGACCGCCTGCACCTCGGCGCTGCCGCGCTCCCGGAGGACGGCGGCGAGGGCTCCGGCAACCGACTTGGGCTTCGACTGAGCGGAAACTTTTAGTACCTCCACTTCCTCGATCCTCCCCGTCCGTATCTTCGATGCACCCCGCTGATCTTGCCCCTTCGATTTGACAAAAGCTCTCTTGCAACTTGGGGGCATTTTCTTTTCTATTCCTCATCGGCCCCGGAACTCCTCTTGCACCATTCATCGTTTCATAAGTTCTCATCGGAACGCGGCTCCGCCCCGTCCGACCGGCCCCGCAACCGGAGCAGCGCCTCGCGGGCGGCCTCCTGTTCGGCCGCCCGCTTCGAGCTCCCCTCGCCCTCCCCCGCCGCCTGTCCGCCCACGAACACGCGCACCCGGAACCGCCGCGCGTGGGTGGGGCCTTCCTCCGCCACCACCTGGTAGTGCGGCGGGCGCCCCGTGCGGCGCTGCGCCCACTCCAGCAGCTGCGCCTTGTGGTTGGGGTGCAGGCGCCCGGTGCGGGCCGCCTCCACCTGCGGTGCGAGTTGCGCCACGACGAGATCGGCGGCCGCCTGCAGGCCGCCGTCCACGTACACGGCCGCCACCAGGGCCTCGAGGGCATCCGCCAGGTTCGACTCGCGGTCGCGGCCCCCCATCCGCTCCTCGCCCTTGCCCAGCTGCAGCACTTGCCCGACCCCCAGGGCGCGCGCGGACGCCGCCAGGGTGGGCGCCGACACGAGGGCCGCCCGCACCCGGCTCAGCGTCCCCTCCGGCCAGTCGGGGTACCGCTCGTAGAGGTAGCGGCTGATGACCAGGGAGAGCACCGCGTCTCCCAGGAACTCGAGCCGCTGGTTCGAGGGGCCCCCCACCTCGTACGCGTAGGTGGGGTGGGTGAGCGCCTCGACCAGCAGTTCCGGCTGCCGGAACCGGTGGCCCAGCACCCGCTCCGCCCACTCGACGAGCTCCGCTTCGTCCGCCATGGACGTCACCTCGGCGGGTCCGCCGCACCCTCCCGGAAACGGCCCACGATCACGGTCGCGTTCTGGCCGCCGAAGCCGAAGGAGTTCGAGAGCGCCACGTCCACCCTGCCCGGGCGGGCCCGGTTGGGCACGTAGTCCAGGTCGCACTCGGGATCCGGCTCCTCCTGGTTGATGGTCGGAGGAAGGACCTGATCCCGGATGGCCAGGACGCAGGCGATGAGTTCGACCGCGCCGGCCGCTCCCAGGAGGTGGCCGTGCATCGACTTCGTGGACGAGACCGCCAGCCGCCGGGCGTGCTCGCCGAACACGGACTTGATCGCCCGGGTCTCCGCGACGTCGCCCTGGGGCGTGGAGGTGCCGTGCGCGTTGATGTAGTCGACCTGCTCCGGCACAAGCCCCGCGTCCTCCAGGGCCAGGCGCATGGACCGGGCGCCGCCCTCGCCGCTGTCCGGCGGCTGGACGATGTGATGGGCGTCCGCCGAGGTCCCGTACCCCAGCACCTCGGCCAGGATGCGGGCCCCCCGGCGCTGGGCGTGGTCGAGGGTCTCGAGGACCAGGATCCCCGCACCCTCACCCATCACGAAGCCGTCCCGGAGG
Coding sequences:
- the ylxM gene encoding YlxM family DNA-binding protein, whose amino-acid sequence is MRLDEVQDAIHAWISRFRDGYWPPLANLARLTEEVGELARELGDRFGPKAKKASEPPGDVAEELGDILFVVGALANQLGISLEDAFRGVLAKYEARDAARWAPAETRQEHRVDTPSPGGVESGGHPADSHGESLVQARERAALLYDFYGPLLTDRQQELVRAYYLEDLSLGEIAGTQRVSRQAVHEQLRRALEALERYEERLGLVAEFLRRQAALEALAGHLSRLRRQVAPEDPAAASVEGAWRSLQELMRADRAEGG
- the lepB gene encoding signal peptidase I, encoding MDAGTHRSPPRGTKGKSALREVVETVVIALLIALAIRHYVVEVFVVDGHSMEPTLRDGERLLVNKFIYRFHPPERGDIVVFRYPYGPGRRDFIKRVIAVAGDRIEARGDVVYVNGQPLDEPYLRFRHTGTFKARVVPPGTIWVMGDNRDNSEDSRAFGEISLQYVKGKAFLRFWPLDRWDLLSGRVAAGPRATAPSTPMAGQ
- the ftsY gene encoding signal recognition particle-docking protein FtsY, producing MVGFIDRLRAGLAKTRGALVERLQAVTARLRRIDETLFEELEAVLLQADVGVETTEALIEHLRRVARERRLEDPSRLIGALKERVRELLGEPVPMAENPDGPTVILVVGVNGAGKTTTIGKLAGYYRRQGKKVLLGAADTFRAAAIDQLVVWGQRAGADVIRQSEGSDPAAVAYDTVQAAKSRQADVVLIDTAGRLQNKANLMEELRKIRRVVGQQLPGAPHEVLLVLDATTGQNALQQARLFTEVAGVTGVALTKLDGTARGGVVVAIRREVGLPVKWVGVGEGMEDLQPFDPDAFVDALFETRETAP
- a CDS encoding YlqD family protein, with translation MNKIQIVRPLTVKARVTEKLKSRLVAELQAAIRQVEAEIDELDSQVKRAALSPTLTAQQQLALRQAVELEKEKRQAEKQELMRRVTEVAGLPLGSEVVTGTVQAVAEVGVGDDWDGLFATEVLVEDGRVVAIRRT
- the rimM gene encoding ribosome maturation factor RimM (Essential for efficient processing of 16S rRNA); translation: MTGSRVTIGQIVAPQGLRGAVRVYPLTDFPERWPALREVYVGDEPRPRRCRFVGFVRAGMPVLELEGVHDRSAAETLRGRELRVDAAALHPLPEDTFYVFQLVGMVAEDPEGTRLGRVEAVEPAPAADVLVIRLEAGHRARVPFVRQFVERVDPAAGRVVIRPIPGLLEP
- a CDS encoding KH domain-containing protein; translated protein: MKQLVEILVRSLVDHPDQVVVEQEETARSVTLTVHVAPDDLGKVIGRQGRVARAIRTVVKSAAVRDGRRVHVEFAQ
- a CDS encoding stage V sporulation protein S, producing the protein MEVLKVSAQSKPKSVAGALAAVLRERGSAEVQAVGAGAVNQAVKAIAIARGYVAPNGMDLVAVPAFAEIDIEGEERTAIRFIVEPR
- the rpsP gene encoding 30S ribosomal protein S16; this encodes MALKIRLRRMGAKKQPFYRLVVAEESSPRDGRFVEEIGYYNPTRQPPVVQIDQEKAVLWLRRGAQPTDTARALLKRAGVFQALRGGTAQPANG
- the trmD gene encoding tRNA (guanosine(37)-N1)-methyltransferase TrmD; this translates as MLIHLVTLHPDLCYGPLEESILGRAREKGLIDVRVVNLRAFGEGPHQVTDDYPYGGGQGLVLKPGPVYAAVEHAIRQGPFPEAVPAGGLTAPPAGRRPRILLMDPGGRRFSQEMARELAGEPHLIFVAGRYEGFDERVRRIVTDEVSLGDFVLTGGELPALVMIDAVCRLVPGVLGDERSAADDSYATGLLEGPQYTRPASFRGMEVPAVLRSGDHAAVARWRRREALRRTLLQRPDLLERARLDDDDRRMLAELRRELGLAGPRSSLL
- the rplS gene encoding 50S ribosomal protein L19: MANVIDLLEQEQMRKDIPDFRPGDTLRVHVKVVEGNRERVQAFEGVCIKRQRGGVRETFTVRRVSYGVGVERTFPVHSPQIEKIEVVRRGDVRRAKLYYLRRLTGKAARIKEKRDR
- the smc gene encoding chromosome segregation protein SMC; translation: MYLKRLELIGFKSFAEKTVLEFGPGITAVVGPNGSGKSNIADALRWVLGEPSIRELRGSRVEDVIFAGAEKRRPLGFAEVSLTLDNSDGGLPVAFTEVVVTRRVDRGGEVEYLLNGSPCRLKDVHDLFLDTGLGRDSYSVIGQGRIDQVLSARPEDRRGVFEEAAGIARYRVRRREAARRLAETEQNLLRLGDLIQEVSARLADLAVQAETARRHQGLTAEVDRLERGLLALALVRTERALEGQRAREASAAGRMGEAERELEKAEAALGTARALAAALQEEGAALQATLADLAARLEQARGRARLAEQEARRAAEEAVRLESEIATSATRLREVEEEAGATAARAAQVAAERAEAEARLAGAEARLGDLRQAQEEARDQAESERARAFAAAEAAAERRNRAQAEERAGAEADRRLAQLGERQRALEKEERAARERTREVAARLEHLAGRRAELSRCLEAAGAASRQAEAEAKAHAAKLERLRARQGAVASRLALLEELRAGFEGFGRGTRTVLRGREEGKPWARGVVGAVAELVRADAAYERALEVALGGAVNDVVVESERVARACIEELKRSGGGRATFLPLDLVRPSGLSAAERAQLAAVPGFVGVAADLCRFDERVAPAIRHLLGRVAVARDLEAAIAMGRRTDLRLRIVTLDGELVSPGGAITGGAETGRGGGLLARERERAELAAERQALEQAIRQASAALEEARRRAGEAAREGAEAGEALRRVEVEAAALQAEAARWAAEADRLGRERDALAREAAALQAERSGGEEVRERLLREAEALEAEQAAAAAALEAALARAEALGREAEAAGRDVTALRVRLAELAQEERALAAQEDRVARERGRLRQELEDRQERLAAARRREEQARADLAIAREEEQARAAEREEAAGRKAALDRRLLEVQGQIAGLERQARQLRRTTQELQSLVAGARAEAARLEGELEGLRARAREQFGADPARLTAEALAPEEAQEARQRLAELREAILALGPVNLAAVEEHRQATERHAFLTAQARDLEEARESLYRAIDELDRRIESQFRSAFERIRREFRDVYRGLFEGGQADLVLLDESNLLETGVEIVVQPPGKKETPLAALSGGERALTAAALLFALLRVRPSPFVVLDEVDAALDEANVARFGRYLSELSKTTQVICITHQRGTMAVADALYGVTMEGNGVSRVVSVRLQDADRRLAG
- the ffh gene encoding signal recognition particle protein, coding for MTVAVFESLSGRLQEVFRRLRGKGKLTEADVNDALREVRTALLAADVNFRVVKDFIARVRERAVGAEVLESLTPAQQVIKIVYEELTALMGGEHAKLSVAPKPPTVILLVGLQGSGKTTHAGKLAVHLRKQGRRPLLVAADVYRPAAVRQLQVLGEKAGVPVFQMGQQDPVAIARAGVEHARSTGLDTVIVDTAGRLHVDDELMGELERIKAAVSPHEVLLVVDAMAGQDAVNVAEEFHRRLGIDGIILTKLDGDQRGGAALSVRAVTGRPIKFAGTGEKLDALEPFHPERMASRILGMGDVLTLIEKAQEAVDAEKAMALAKKLAKDQYTLEDFRDQLRQMRRLGPLEQILSMIPGLGRLRELQDLKVDEKELARVEAIINSMTVQERRHPEIIDGSRRRRIAAGSGTRVADVNRLLRQFEDTRRLMKQMSSMERTLARRGGKGPRLPGLGPGLPPGFPPGRR